A window of Streptomyces sp. NBC_01241 genomic DNA:
GCCCGCCGCCGACCTGCAGGACGTGCTCGGCGCACCCGTCCTCTTCCTGGGCATCTCCGTACCGTCCGACGGCTGGCACGCGCCCAACGAGAAGGTCGAAATCGGCCTTCTGTTCAAGGGCGTGGAGACAGCGGCCCACCTCTGGGGCGAACTGGCCGCCGCACTCCGCTGAATCCTCTGAACACCCGATCCATCTCGGGGGAGTAGGAAGCACCTGTGAGCACCTTCGACAACGCCACCACAGACCGGCCCATCGGTCTCACGGCGCCCAGCGGCATCGACCGGGCGGCGCACCACCGCCTCGACGAGGCCTGGCTGTCCGCCGCGTGGAGCCACCCGACCACCCGTGTGTTCGTCGTCTCCGGCGGGCAGGTGCTGATCGACGACACGGCCGACGGCGGTACGGAGATCGTCATGACCCCGGCCTTCGAGGCCCCGGTCACCGAGACCCACCGCTACTTCCTCGGCACGGACGAGGACGGCATCAGCTACTTCGCGCTCCAGAAGGACTCCCTGCCCGGCCGCATGGACCAGCCGGCCCGTCCGGCCGGCCTGCGCGAGGCCGGGCTGCTGCTCGGCCCCCGCGACGCCGGCCTGATGGTGCACGCGGTGGCTCTGGAGAACTGGCAGCGGCTGCACCGCTTCTGCTCGCGCTGCGGCGAACGCACGGTCATCGCGGCGGCCGGCCACATCCGCCGCTGCCCGGCCTGCGGTGCCGAGCACTACCCGCGTACCGACCCGGCGGTCATCATGCTGGTGACGGACGACCAGGACCGCGCGCTGCTGGGCCGCCAGGTGCACTGGCCCGAGGGCCGCTTCTCGACGCTCGCGGGCTTCGTCGAGCCGGGGGAGTCGATCGAGCAGTCCGTGGCCCGCGAGGTCTTCGAGGAGGCGGGCATCACCGTCGGCGAGGTCGAGTACATCGCCAGCCAGCCCTGGCCGTTCCCGTCCAGCCTGATGCTCGGTTTCATGGCACGCGCGACCTCGTCGGAGATCGACGTGGACGGCGAGGAGATCGAGGAGGCCCGCTGGTTCTCCCGCGAGGACCTGACGGCGGCCTTCGAGTCTGGCGAGGTCATGCCGCCGTTCGGCATCTCGATCGCGGCCCGCCTGATCGAGCTCTGGTACGGCAAGCCGCTCCCGAAGCCGGGCACGGTCGGCTGACGTACGGCATACGGCTCACGGCTCACGCGAACGCCCTCTCCGGTCGAGCACTGGAGAGGGCGTTCGCGTACCGCGTTCCCGCACTGCGGGAGCTGCCGGATCAGACGGCGAGTGCCTGCTTCACCTGGGCCAGGGACGGGTTCGTCATGACGGCCTCGACACCGGTGGAGCCGACGACCAGGACGGTGGGAACGGTCTGGTTGCCCCCGTTGGCCTTCTCGACGAAGGCCGCGGACTCCGGGTCCTGCTCGATGTTGATCTCGTTGTACGCGATGCCCTCGCGGTCCATCTGGCCCTTGAGCCGACGGCAGTAGCCGCACCACGTGGTGCTGTACATCGTCACAGTGCCCGGCATGTCTTCGCGCTCCTTTGGCTCGTCAGTCTGTCTCATCCGTCTCATCCGTCATGCGGAGAAGCTGGAAAGTGCGTCACCGCACGGAAAGGGAACGTACGTGAGGCAACCACCATTCCCGCGACCACCCCCGTATCGGGCGGCAGGCCGCCACCCCGTAGCGGGCCGCCACCCCGCATTAGTACGACAGATGCGGCCCCCCTGTGGACAACCTTCGCACCGGCCTCTTCCGACCTGGCAGCATGGCGGGGTGACAGCAGCAACGCATTCCTCCCTCTTCCCGCAGGTCCCCGAGTCGGCCGACGCCGTGCTCGACGGCCTGGACCCCGAGCAGCGCGAGGTCGCCACGGCCCTGCACGGCCCGGTGTGTGTGCTGGCCGGAGCCGGTACGGGCAAGACGCGCGCGATCACGCATCGCATCGCCTATGGGGTGCGCGCCGGAATACTCCAGCCGACGAGCGTGCTCGCCGTCACCTTCACCAACCGGGCCGCGGGCGAGATGCGGGGACGGCTGCGCCAGCTCGGCGCGGGCGGGGTGCAGGCGCGGACGTTCCACTCCGCCGCCCTGCGCCAGCTCCAGTACTTCTGGCCGAAAGCGGTCGGTGGTGACCTGCCGAGGCTGGTGGAGCGCAAGGTCCAGCTGGTCGCCGAGGCCGCGGCCCGCTGCCGCATCCGCCTCGACCGCAACGAGCTGCGCGATGTCACCAGCGAGATCGAGTGGTCCAAGGTCACCCAGACCGTGCCCGCCGACTACCCGGCCGTGGTCGCCAAGACCCAGCGCGACGCCCCGCGCGACCCGGCGGAGATCTCCCAGATCTATGCGATGTACGAGCAGCTGAAGCGCGACCGCTCGGTGATCGACTTCGAGGACGTGCTGCTTCTCACCGTCGCCATCCTCCAGGACCGCCATGACATCGCCGACCACGTCCGCCGCCAGTACCAGCACTTCGTCGTCGACGAGTACCAGGACGTCAGCCCGCTCCAGCAGCGGCTGCTCGATCTCTGGCTCGGAGACCGCGACACCCTGTGCGTCGTTGGCGACGCCAGCCAGACGATCTACTCCTTCACCGGGGCCACCCCCGACCACCTGCTGAATTTCCGCACCCGCCACCCCAATGCGACGGTGGTGAAGCTGGTCCGGGACTACCGATCCACCCCCCAGGTCGTCCATCTGGCCAACGGGCTGCTCGGCCAGGCCCGCGGCCGTGCCGCCGAGCACCGGCTCGAACTGGTCTCGCAGCGCGAGCCCGGCCCCGAGCCCGCCTATACGGAGTACGCGGACGAGCCCGCGGAGGCCGAGGGCACCGCCCGCCGCATCCGCGATCTGATCGCCGCGGGCGTTCCGGCCGGCGAGATCGCCGTGCTCTACCGGG
This region includes:
- the nudC gene encoding NAD(+) diphosphatase — encoded protein: MSTFDNATTDRPIGLTAPSGIDRAAHHRLDEAWLSAAWSHPTTRVFVVSGGQVLIDDTADGGTEIVMTPAFEAPVTETHRYFLGTDEDGISYFALQKDSLPGRMDQPARPAGLREAGLLLGPRDAGLMVHAVALENWQRLHRFCSRCGERTVIAAAGHIRRCPACGAEHYPRTDPAVIMLVTDDQDRALLGRQVHWPEGRFSTLAGFVEPGESIEQSVAREVFEEAGITVGEVEYIASQPWPFPSSLMLGFMARATSSEIDVDGEEIEEARWFSREDLTAAFESGEVMPPFGISIAARLIELWYGKPLPKPGTVG
- a CDS encoding mycoredoxin, translating into MPGTVTMYSTTWCGYCRRLKGQMDREGIAYNEINIEQDPESAAFVEKANGGNQTVPTVLVVGSTGVEAVMTNPSLAQVKQALAV
- a CDS encoding ATP-dependent DNA helicase UvrD2; its protein translation is MRPPCGQPSHRPLPTWQHGGVTAATHSSLFPQVPESADAVLDGLDPEQREVATALHGPVCVLAGAGTGKTRAITHRIAYGVRAGILQPTSVLAVTFTNRAAGEMRGRLRQLGAGGVQARTFHSAALRQLQYFWPKAVGGDLPRLVERKVQLVAEAAARCRIRLDRNELRDVTSEIEWSKVTQTVPADYPAVVAKTQRDAPRDPAEISQIYAMYEQLKRDRSVIDFEDVLLLTVAILQDRHDIADHVRRQYQHFVVDEYQDVSPLQQRLLDLWLGDRDTLCVVGDASQTIYSFTGATPDHLLNFRTRHPNATVVKLVRDYRSTPQVVHLANGLLGQARGRAAEHRLELVSQREPGPEPAYTEYADEPAEAEGTARRIRDLIAAGVPAGEIAVLYRVNSQSEVYEQALADAGVPYQLRGAERFFERAEVREAGVALRGAARAGGNDSLLDDAEGLSAEVRAVLSTKGWTTEPPAGSGAVRDRWESLAALVRLAEDFEQAKPDATLSDLVAELDERAAAQHAPTVQGVTLASLHSAKGLEWDAVFLVGLTEGMMPITYAKTDEQIEEERRLLYVGVTRARLHLSLSWSLSRSPGGRAGRRPSRFLNGLRPGSVALGARGAAGGGGGIERGIGRIARRGTRGPARCRVCGKTLTDAGEMKLMRCDDCPSDMDEALYERLRDWRAVRAKEIGQPAYCVFTDKTLMAIAEAVPGSAGELAGISGVGARKLDRFGTAVLAMCAGETVEEGAGDAVDEV